One region of Priestia megaterium genomic DNA includes:
- a CDS encoding ATP-binding protein translates to MNNKLKRKSISTQFIFLASILLLAFAAGSTVLVVRQKEITADYAQYRAQVREKAQLLSTIDKSMNRAFLQARGFIAFDSEDMYNEAASQQKSIEENLDRLSGLAADRRERTFVNEATVMLNTYFNQTLPYFKDIYDKKGIEGVRSSPERKAASKSIEQMQKELDDYQNELTKDLNTQYDDTSSDMQKSQTFFILFLAFTVVILLLLTRVLLNKFVKPLSQLAYTASEIAAGKEMPMTFDEHRRDEIGMLSQAFYKMVSTLQNNEQELTAQNEELIAQQDELHSQQDELQHALELTKEREGELELRNLFVHGLTNSLQKQEVLTSAVTNMSRVMKADHGFIMLTDEKTHASFGLSSSSVQQMMKNLHNNYIDHVQKTKKCMVVKRECIEHERLYHRQTFYLYDVIVPVLSSQGDMLAYMFYSRYADEYTEHELQTFEILAKQITIALEKIYIYEESEHDRLLSQDILNSIQEGMQLVDTSGTILQVNTKTSELFQYEHQSGLLQLSRDQWLDALSQKVENIEELRQYVKAICKGEQVEKSFVYYLHTEGKRKVIKVYSEYVYRNRQMFGVLFVHRDITKEFEVDQMKSEFVSTVSHELRTPLASVLGFTELMLNKTLKEERQKKYLTTIYQEAQRLTSLINDFLDVQRMEAGKQTYDKKYQDILPLIKQVIEVQNIQTSKHEFDMISDQEHFTVMGDKDKLLQLFNNVISNAVKYSPDGGNVTVKVYQKEHAVYIDIQDEGIGIPSEALGHLFTKFYRVDNSDMRKIGGTGLGLAIVKEIVKAHGGDITVQSEWKKGTTFTVVLPLLHEVQYDEEMMISANDNRKSVVIVEDDKSLATLLQVELKESGFHVRYFNNGEDALNSIHQQKPEVVVLDIMLGENKLDGWDVLRHLKENTETEKIPILISSALDERSKGLELGVCEFLIKPYQPSKLSKTILQLLLKKQEHEGEIMIPSDKEE, encoded by the coding sequence ATGAACAATAAACTAAAACGAAAAAGTATCTCAACCCAGTTCATCTTCTTAGCAAGTATCCTTTTACTTGCTTTTGCGGCGGGTTCAACTGTACTTGTTGTACGGCAAAAAGAAATTACAGCTGATTATGCCCAGTACAGGGCACAAGTACGGGAAAAGGCACAGCTGCTATCTACAATTGATAAATCAATGAACAGAGCTTTTTTGCAGGCTCGTGGGTTTATTGCATTTGATTCAGAGGATATGTATAACGAGGCTGCAAGTCAGCAAAAAAGTATCGAAGAAAATCTTGATCGACTTTCAGGTCTAGCGGCAGATAGACGTGAACGTACGTTTGTAAATGAAGCGACGGTGATGCTAAACACGTATTTTAATCAAACGCTTCCTTATTTTAAAGATATTTACGACAAAAAAGGCATTGAAGGAGTCCGCTCTAGTCCTGAGCGGAAGGCTGCTTCTAAATCAATAGAACAAATGCAAAAAGAACTTGATGACTACCAAAATGAATTAACTAAAGACTTAAATACACAGTACGATGACACGTCGAGTGACATGCAGAAAAGTCAAACGTTCTTTATTTTATTTTTAGCGTTTACAGTGGTCATTTTATTATTGCTTACACGGGTATTGCTAAATAAGTTTGTAAAGCCGCTGAGTCAGCTAGCATATACGGCAAGCGAAATTGCTGCGGGAAAAGAAATGCCTATGACATTTGATGAACATAGAAGAGATGAAATCGGTATGCTATCTCAGGCCTTTTACAAAATGGTATCGACTTTGCAAAATAACGAACAGGAGTTAACGGCTCAAAATGAAGAGCTGATTGCACAGCAAGATGAGTTGCACAGTCAGCAAGATGAACTTCAGCACGCATTGGAATTGACAAAGGAACGAGAAGGCGAGTTAGAATTGCGCAATTTATTTGTGCATGGACTAACAAATTCTCTTCAAAAGCAAGAAGTTCTCACGAGTGCTGTCACAAACATGAGCCGAGTAATGAAAGCTGATCACGGTTTTATTATGCTAACCGATGAAAAGACACATGCTTCATTTGGTCTATCTTCATCAAGTGTTCAACAGATGATGAAAAACCTTCATAATAATTACATTGATCATGTGCAAAAGACGAAAAAATGTATGGTAGTAAAAAGAGAGTGTATAGAACATGAGCGCCTATATCATCGGCAAACGTTTTATTTGTATGATGTTATCGTACCGGTGCTGTCTTCACAGGGAGATATGCTAGCCTATATGTTTTACAGCCGCTACGCGGATGAATACACAGAACATGAATTACAGACATTTGAAATATTGGCCAAACAAATTACGATTGCTCTTGAAAAAATTTATATTTACGAAGAGTCTGAGCATGACAGACTGCTATCTCAAGATATTTTAAATTCGATTCAAGAAGGAATGCAGCTTGTAGATACAAGCGGTACGATTCTACAAGTGAATACGAAGACTAGCGAATTGTTTCAATATGAGCATCAAAGCGGGCTTCTTCAGCTTTCTCGCGATCAATGGCTAGATGCTCTCTCTCAAAAAGTCGAAAATATAGAGGAGCTAAGACAATACGTTAAAGCCATTTGTAAGGGAGAGCAAGTAGAAAAGTCTTTTGTTTATTATCTGCACACGGAAGGTAAGCGAAAAGTTATAAAAGTTTATAGCGAATACGTATATCGAAACCGTCAGATGTTTGGCGTATTGTTCGTTCATCGTGATATTACGAAAGAATTTGAAGTTGATCAGATGAAGTCGGAATTTGTAAGCACTGTGAGTCACGAGCTGCGCACACCTTTAGCAAGTGTATTAGGGTTCACTGAGCTTATGCTAAACAAAACATTAAAAGAAGAAAGACAGAAGAAGTATTTAACTACTATTTATCAGGAAGCACAGCGGTTAACTTCTTTAATCAACGATTTTTTGGATGTCCAAAGAATGGAAGCGGGGAAACAAACCTACGATAAAAAGTATCAAGACATTCTGCCGCTTATTAAGCAGGTGATTGAGGTCCAGAACATACAAACAAGTAAGCATGAATTTGATATGATTTCCGATCAAGAGCATTTTACAGTAATGGGAGATAAAGATAAGCTTCTGCAATTGTTTAATAACGTAATTAGCAATGCAGTAAAATATTCGCCCGATGGAGGGAACGTTACAGTTAAAGTGTATCAAAAGGAACACGCTGTTTATATTGATATTCAAGATGAAGGAATTGGTATACCAAGTGAAGCGCTAGGACATTTGTTTACCAAATTCTACAGAGTAGATAACTCCGATATGCGCAAAATTGGCGGAACGGGTCTAGGGTTAGCAATTGTAAAAGAAATTGTAAAAGCTCATGGTGGAGACATTACTGTACAATCAGAATGGAAAAAAGGAACAACATTCACGGTTGTTCTCCCGCTTCTACATGAAGTTCAGTACGATGAAGAAATGATGATAAGTGCGAATGATAACCGTAAAAGCGTAGTGATTGTAGAAGATGATAAAAGTTTAGCGACGCTTTTACAGGTAGAATTAAAAGAAAGCGGCTTTCACGTTCGGTATTTTAATAACGGAGAAGACGCATTAAACTCTATTCATCAGCAAAAGCCTGAAGTGGTTGTTCTAGATATCATGCTAGGAGAAAATAAGTTAGACGGCTGGGATGTTTTAAGGCATCTCAAAGAAAATACAGAGACAGAAAAAATTCCTATCTTAATCTCATCTGCTTTAGACGAAAGAAGCAAAGGATTAGAGCTTGGAGTGTGTGAGTTTCTGATTAAGCCCTATCAGCCTAGTAAACTATCTAAAACGATTCTCCAGCTGCTTTTGAAAAAACAAGAGCATGAAGGAGAAATTATGATTCCATCAGATAAAGAAGAGTAG
- a CDS encoding DnaJ family domain-containing protein, translating into MDIAYIIAEERIRQAIKDGDFDKLPGEGKPLKLEDLSHIPEELRQAYRMLKNANMISDEQELKRDMATIEELISICTDANEEQRLTEMLTEKRLRFEQLVDKKKMTSSAAYRTYQNKIYSKFFY; encoded by the coding sequence TTGGATATTGCGTATATAATTGCTGAAGAAAGAATTAGACAAGCAATAAAAGACGGTGACTTTGATAAGCTGCCTGGGGAAGGAAAACCATTAAAGTTAGAAGATTTATCACATATACCTGAAGAACTGCGCCAAGCGTATAGGATGTTAAAAAATGCAAATATGATAAGTGATGAACAAGAGCTAAAACGAGATATGGCTACAATAGAAGAATTGATTTCTATATGCACGGATGCTAATGAAGAACAAAGGCTAACAGAGATGCTTACGGAAAAGCGTTTGCGCTTTGAGCAGCTCGTTGACAAGAAAAAGATGACAAGTTCTGCAGCTTACAGGACGTATCAGAATAAAATTTACTCCAAATTTTTTTATTAA
- a CDS encoding alpha/beta fold hydrolase, translating into MRLLILLISIILFISLCFYIFAPQIKRGAQSKNVPVLFIHGYLGSQKSLGKMIKRFEQNGWGTKVAYCVVQKDGAIQWKHIMKAKEGKLPLIHIVFKKPDASIAQQQKWIEAIMQDVRDTYKASSVDLVGHSMGGVTAAAVSLANPQYIQKLVTLGSPIQGLDYQELMEMYPHARNHIESMGARDLAFHSMALNKLYESRQDFSKEIDVFSGAGDVGDKTDGVVTVESAYGLQEFTEHIHLQTFHEAHSDLHESSEVDKAVYQFLKRD; encoded by the coding sequence TTGCGGCTGTTAATTTTATTGATTAGTATCATATTATTTATTTCGCTTTGTTTTTATATTTTTGCCCCACAAATAAAACGAGGCGCCCAATCGAAAAATGTGCCGGTTTTATTTATTCATGGCTATTTAGGCAGTCAAAAAAGCTTAGGGAAAATGATTAAACGATTTGAACAAAACGGATGGGGAACTAAAGTAGCTTACTGCGTCGTTCAAAAAGATGGAGCTATTCAGTGGAAGCACATTATGAAAGCAAAAGAGGGAAAACTCCCGCTTATTCATATCGTCTTTAAAAAGCCAGATGCCAGTATTGCACAGCAGCAAAAATGGATTGAAGCTATTATGCAAGATGTACGTGATACATATAAAGCATCTTCTGTTGATTTAGTTGGACATAGTATGGGAGGAGTAACAGCAGCAGCAGTTAGTTTGGCTAACCCTCAATATATTCAAAAGTTAGTTACGTTAGGATCGCCGATTCAAGGATTAGATTATCAGGAATTAATGGAGATGTATCCTCATGCACGCAATCATATTGAATCTATGGGGGCTCGTGATTTAGCTTTTCACTCTATGGCGTTAAACAAGCTATACGAAAGTCGTCAAGATTTCTCAAAAGAGATCGACGTTTTTTCAGGAGCAGGAGATGTGGGAGATAAGACAGATGGAGTGGTAACAGTAGAAAGTGCATACGGACTGCAAGAGTTTACCGAACACATTCATCTCCAAACGTTTCATGAAGCACATTCGGATTTACATGAAAGCTCAGAGGTTGATAAAGCTGTTTATCAATTTTTAAAACGAGATTAA
- a CDS encoding histidine phosphatase family protein produces MLYLIRHGQTDWNKNKLIQGHADIPLNETGKQQAKRVAERFKDIHIDVVYTSDLLRAQETARKIAAAAKVEKVEVCEQLRERSFGELESKNVEVLHDLLPNYATNWGEEPLYNIETLEAAQERMVRRLTEIMKESIGKKVAVVSHGAAINTFIHHVTSGEQGTGTTILQNTSITTFAYESGKWRLETINDAKHLE; encoded by the coding sequence ATGCTTTACTTAATTAGACACGGCCAAACAGATTGGAATAAAAACAAACTTATTCAAGGGCATGCTGATATTCCGCTCAACGAAACAGGAAAGCAACAAGCCAAACGCGTAGCGGAACGTTTTAAAGATATCCATATTGATGTAGTCTACACAAGCGATTTGCTTCGTGCGCAGGAGACGGCTAGGAAAATTGCAGCAGCTGCTAAAGTAGAGAAAGTCGAGGTTTGTGAGCAGCTGCGCGAGCGCTCTTTTGGAGAATTAGAATCAAAGAACGTAGAAGTTCTGCATGATCTTTTGCCAAACTATGCGACAAATTGGGGAGAAGAACCTTTATATAATATTGAAACACTCGAAGCCGCTCAAGAACGGATGGTTCGGCGTTTAACGGAAATTATGAAGGAGTCTATTGGAAAGAAAGTAGCAGTTGTTAGTCACGGGGCGGCAATTAATACATTCATTCATCATGTAACAAGCGGAGAACAAGGAACAGGGACTACTATTTTACAAAATACATCGATTACAACTTTTGCTTATGAAAGTGGAAAATGGCGTCTTGAAACAATCAATGATGCCAAACATCTTGAATAA
- a CDS encoding aspartate aminotransferase family protein produces MSKDWSHLFERMPELLAPTMAKDHPNLPVVKEEGCYYYGLDGKEYLDFTSGIATTNVGHRHPKVVKAIKDGADQLLHGPSGVIMYESILKLADELGKVTPGNLDCFFFGNSGTEAIEGALKLARHVTKRPYVISFLGCFHGRSMGALSVTTSKSKYRQFQQPSGLTYQIPYANPKECPAELDSDVYFTEKLEKDFEILFKHQVTPEEVAAVILEPVLGEGGYIIPPKSWMKKLREICDRHGILLIFDEVQTGFGRTGEWFAGQTFDVVPDIMAIAKGIASGIPLSATVASQELMKQWPLGTHSTTFGGNPIGCSAALATLEVMKEEQLLDNTKKMGAYALEKLHLLKEKHSVIGDIRGLGLMIGIEIVNPHTGEGDGDALFEILDLALEKGVLFYFCGNASEVIRMVPPLTVTKEQIDDGIRMLDEAITSFEKKSAVKA; encoded by the coding sequence ATGTCTAAAGATTGGAGTCACTTATTTGAAAGAATGCCTGAATTGCTAGCACCGACAATGGCTAAAGATCATCCGAATTTGCCCGTTGTGAAAGAAGAAGGATGCTATTATTATGGATTGGATGGTAAAGAATATCTCGATTTTACTTCTGGAATCGCTACGACAAATGTAGGACACAGACATCCGAAAGTAGTAAAAGCAATTAAAGACGGAGCAGATCAATTATTGCACGGTCCTTCAGGTGTGATTATGTACGAATCGATATTAAAATTAGCCGATGAGTTAGGAAAAGTAACGCCGGGCAATTTAGACTGCTTTTTCTTTGGAAATAGTGGCACAGAAGCAATTGAAGGAGCCTTAAAATTAGCGAGGCATGTTACAAAGCGTCCGTATGTTATTTCTTTTTTAGGGTGTTTTCATGGCCGCTCGATGGGAGCTTTAAGTGTTACAACATCGAAAAGCAAATATAGACAATTTCAGCAGCCTTCGGGACTGACATATCAAATTCCATATGCCAATCCAAAAGAGTGCCCTGCGGAGCTAGACAGCGATGTATACTTTACTGAAAAGCTTGAAAAAGATTTTGAAATACTGTTTAAGCACCAAGTCACGCCTGAAGAAGTGGCGGCCGTTATTTTGGAACCAGTATTAGGAGAAGGCGGCTATATTATCCCTCCGAAAAGCTGGATGAAGAAGTTAAGAGAGATTTGTGATCGTCACGGAATATTACTTATTTTCGATGAAGTGCAAACAGGGTTTGGCCGTACCGGCGAATGGTTTGCTGGCCAAACGTTTGATGTTGTACCAGATATTATGGCTATAGCAAAAGGAATTGCTTCTGGAATTCCGCTTAGCGCAACGGTAGCTTCTCAAGAATTAATGAAGCAGTGGCCTCTTGGCACACATAGTACAACATTTGGTGGGAATCCTATCGGATGTTCAGCAGCTCTTGCAACTCTTGAAGTGATGAAAGAAGAACAGCTGCTGGATAACACGAAAAAAATGGGCGCTTATGCATTAGAAAAGCTGCATCTTTTAAAGGAAAAACATTCAGTTATTGGAGATATCCGTGGTTTAGGACTTATGATTGGAATTGAAATTGTTAATCCGCATACGGGAGAAGGAGATGGAGACGCTTTATTCGAGATTTTGGACTTAGCTTTAGAAAAAGGCGTGTTATTTTATTTTTGCGGAAATGCAAGTGAAGTTATTCGCATGGTACCTCCGCTTACTGTGACAAAAGAACAGATAGATGACGGCATTCGTATGCTAGATGAGGCTATTACTTCTTTTGAGAAAAAGTCAGCTGTAAAAGCGTAA
- a CDS encoding YkoF family thiamine/hydroxymethylpyrimidine-binding protein — protein sequence MEKINVGCRFTLSVMSDNFIDIILSALNEVDMSKVQRKTDRVSTFIEGTAKDVFEVVQAIYKSAGKSEKHIVLNATFSTGRHEEYFEERKINSKENMPLNQQLCASFPVSTQFSLYPLDTPHYVDIIKSGIGAVKQQGVFAETVPFATALEGDVDKVFASLYECFMKSVQQARVVMTVNMSAHSPSSKR from the coding sequence TTGGAAAAAATAAATGTTGGCTGTCGTTTTACGCTTTCCGTTATGAGCGATAACTTCATCGATATTATTTTAAGCGCACTAAACGAAGTGGATATGTCTAAAGTTCAGCGAAAAACGGACCGTGTTAGTACGTTTATTGAAGGAACTGCCAAAGACGTATTTGAAGTTGTACAGGCCATTTATAAAAGTGCTGGAAAATCAGAAAAGCATATTGTGCTGAATGCCACGTTTTCAACAGGGCGTCACGAAGAATATTTCGAAGAAAGAAAAATAAACTCAAAAGAAAACATGCCTTTAAACCAACAGCTTTGTGCTTCGTTCCCTGTATCCACTCAATTTTCTTTGTATCCATTAGATACGCCGCATTATGTAGACATCATCAAAAGCGGAATTGGCGCAGTTAAACAACAGGGAGTATTTGCCGAAACCGTGCCTTTTGCAACAGCTTTAGAAGGAGATGTGGACAAAGTATTCGCTTCTCTATACGAATGCTTTATGAAATCTGTACAGCAAGCTCGTGTCGTGATGACAGTTAATATGTCAGCACACAGCCCTTCTTCAAAACGATAA
- a CDS encoding 5'-deoxyadenosine deaminase, with product MTHTLIKNAEIITMNEKNDIIYGDLYIVGNRIAAIGKNLHPEKVDKVIDAANKTIVPGFIHTHIHLCQTLFRGQADDLELLDWLKKKIWPLEASHDEESIYYSALLGIGELIQSGTTTIVDMETVHHTDSAFQAISKSGIRALAGKVMMDKKGDDLPKALQETTADSIKESVELLEKWHNSNNGRIRYAFSPRFVLSCTEDLLREVSHLSAAYNVHVHTHASENQEEIRIVEAETGMRNIMYLDHLGLANERLILAHCVWLNDQEKQIIKNQGVKVSHCPGSNLKLASGIADVPSLLEQGVFLSLGADGAPCNNNLDMFNEMRLAATIHKPSYGPTAMNAKHVLEMATIGGAKAVGLEKEIGSLEVGKKADLAILNLNQLHTFPSYGVDPISRVVYSATRGDVELTMVDGEIVMENRVLKTIDQGIVLKEANHSIDRLLKRIPLLIS from the coding sequence ATGACGCACACATTAATTAAAAATGCAGAGATTATTACGATGAATGAGAAGAATGATATTATTTACGGTGACCTTTATATTGTTGGAAATCGTATTGCAGCCATCGGGAAAAATCTGCATCCGGAAAAGGTAGATAAAGTCATTGACGCAGCAAATAAAACGATTGTGCCGGGCTTTATACATACTCATATTCATTTATGTCAAACGCTTTTTAGAGGGCAAGCAGATGATTTAGAGCTGCTAGACTGGCTAAAGAAGAAAATATGGCCGCTTGAAGCTTCGCATGATGAAGAATCTATCTATTATTCAGCACTGTTAGGGATCGGTGAACTCATTCAAAGCGGGACTACAACAATTGTCGATATGGAAACTGTTCATCATACAGACTCTGCTTTTCAAGCTATATCTAAGAGTGGAATCCGAGCTCTTGCAGGAAAAGTAATGATGGATAAAAAAGGCGACGATCTGCCAAAAGCTCTGCAGGAGACAACGGCTGACTCGATTAAAGAAAGCGTAGAGCTGCTTGAAAAATGGCATAATTCAAATAACGGTCGTATTCGATACGCATTCTCCCCAAGATTTGTGCTGTCGTGTACGGAAGATTTGCTGCGTGAAGTGAGCCATTTATCAGCTGCCTATAATGTTCATGTCCATACTCATGCTTCTGAGAATCAAGAAGAAATTCGCATTGTAGAAGCTGAAACGGGTATGAGAAATATCATGTACTTAGACCATTTAGGATTAGCCAATGAGCGCCTTATTTTAGCGCACTGTGTGTGGCTAAACGATCAAGAAAAGCAAATTATTAAGAATCAAGGAGTAAAAGTCAGTCATTGCCCAGGCTCAAACTTAAAACTTGCATCGGGAATCGCAGATGTGCCCAGTTTATTAGAGCAAGGTGTATTTTTAAGCCTTGGCGCTGATGGTGCTCCTTGTAATAATAATTTGGATATGTTCAACGAAATGAGGCTGGCCGCTACGATTCATAAACCCTCTTACGGACCAACAGCCATGAATGCAAAACACGTGCTCGAAATGGCTACAATCGGCGGAGCGAAAGCAGTTGGGCTTGAAAAAGAAATTGGAAGTTTAGAGGTTGGGAAAAAAGCGGATCTTGCCATTTTAAATTTAAATCAGCTTCATACTTTTCCATCTTACGGCGTAGACCCTATTTCCAGAGTTGTGTATTCAGCAACGCGAGGAGATGTAGAACTAACAATGGTTGACGGTGAAATTGTGATGGAGAATCGCGTGCTAAAAACCATTGACCAGGGAATTGTGCTGAAAGAGGCAAATCATTCGATAGATCGTCTTTTAAAAAGAATTCCACTTTTAATTTCGTAA
- a CDS encoding NCS2 family permease, whose protein sequence is MERNGILERLFKLSERNTTPKQEILAGLTTFMTVSYMVIVNPIIMSDAGIPREAALAATIYAIVFSTLLMALWANFPIVTGPGMGLNAFFTYSVVLGQGLSWQTALGAVFISGVLFFVLTVTGIRGKIIDAIPNVLKSSIAVGIGLFVAFIGLKNAGLVVANESTFVGLGNVMDKGPLLAIFGLILAAVLMAKNVKGALIISIFATTILAMIVGVQAVPHSLKDVFSATPPSVGETFFQMDLKGAVAYGIFSVVFSFTIVELFDTLATLIGLSKKANLVDKNGKIPGLNRALAADSIGTMASAIFGSTALNTYIENATGIAEGGRTGLKALTVAILFIFTLFFAPLIQFIPSVATAPALIIIGSLMLSDIRNVNFDDFTEVVPAFLTIVMMPLTYSIAEGLAFGFISYTAIKLFTGRHREIHWMMYVITIAFFINFYMSSH, encoded by the coding sequence TTGGAGCGTAACGGAATATTAGAGCGCTTGTTTAAACTATCAGAGCGCAACACAACACCAAAACAAGAAATACTAGCAGGACTTACAACTTTTATGACGGTCAGTTATATGGTAATCGTCAATCCCATTATCATGTCTGACGCGGGTATCCCTCGAGAAGCGGCTCTTGCAGCTACCATTTATGCCATTGTATTTAGTACGTTACTGATGGCTCTATGGGCAAACTTCCCGATTGTAACCGGTCCAGGGATGGGTTTAAATGCGTTTTTTACGTATTCAGTAGTATTAGGACAAGGATTGTCATGGCAAACGGCACTTGGAGCAGTTTTTATATCCGGGGTCTTATTTTTTGTTTTAACGGTAACAGGAATACGCGGAAAGATTATTGATGCCATTCCGAACGTATTAAAGTCTTCCATAGCAGTTGGAATTGGTCTTTTTGTTGCGTTTATCGGTTTGAAAAACGCTGGATTAGTTGTGGCAAACGAGTCTACTTTCGTAGGGCTTGGAAATGTCATGGATAAAGGCCCGTTACTTGCTATTTTTGGGCTGATATTAGCAGCTGTACTGATGGCTAAAAATGTAAAAGGTGCTCTTATTATAAGTATTTTTGCTACGACAATATTAGCAATGATTGTAGGAGTACAAGCAGTTCCCCATTCTCTGAAAGACGTCTTTTCAGCTACGCCGCCAAGCGTTGGAGAAACATTCTTTCAAATGGATTTAAAGGGTGCAGTTGCCTACGGCATTTTTTCAGTTGTATTTTCTTTCACCATCGTAGAATTATTTGATACGCTAGCGACATTGATTGGACTATCTAAAAAAGCAAACTTAGTAGATAAAAACGGTAAAATTCCAGGTTTAAATCGCGCGCTTGCAGCAGATTCAATTGGTACAATGGCGAGTGCTATTTTTGGAAGCACTGCGCTAAATACGTATATTGAAAATGCAACAGGTATTGCAGAAGGAGGGCGTACCGGCTTAAAGGCATTAACGGTTGCCATCTTATTTATATTTACCTTGTTTTTTGCACCGCTTATTCAATTTATCCCAAGCGTTGCTACTGCTCCAGCACTCATTATTATTGGTTCGCTTATGCTAAGTGACATTCGAAACGTTAACTTCGACGATTTCACTGAAGTTGTTCCCGCTTTCTTAACAATTGTCATGATGCCGTTAACCTACAGCATTGCAGAAGGGTTAGCATTCGGCTTCATTTCATACACAGCGATTAAACTGTTTACAGGACGCCATCGCGAAATTCATTGGATGATGTATGTAATCACCATTGCCTTTTTTATCAATTTTTATATGAGTTCCCATTAG
- a CDS encoding shikimate kinase: MAYNDISLREKSIVFIGFMGVGKTTIGEMVAKKLYRDFVDIDQEIEKEFNMPTSQIFKEHGETFFRQKEKEVISRLSQQRLKIISLGGGAFLQEEIQEICLSNCIVFFLDLSWDSWKERISLIIDSRPVLQGRSLEDIEKLFYDRQAIYSNHHSKVETDNLDIEEVANYIVDSLKTAWDIYQP, encoded by the coding sequence ATGGCATATAACGACATATCTCTTAGAGAGAAAAGTATTGTGTTTATCGGCTTTATGGGGGTAGGAAAAACAACTATTGGAGAAATGGTTGCCAAAAAATTGTATAGAGATTTTGTTGATATAGATCAAGAAATCGAAAAAGAATTTAATATGCCTACTTCTCAGATTTTTAAAGAGCACGGTGAAACTTTCTTCAGACAAAAAGAAAAAGAAGTAATAAGTCGACTTTCACAGCAGCGCTTAAAAATCATTTCTTTAGGGGGAGGCGCTTTTTTACAAGAAGAAATTCAAGAGATTTGTTTATCTAACTGCATCGTATTCTTTTTAGATTTGTCTTGGGATTCTTGGAAAGAACGCATTAGTTTGATCATTGATAGCCGTCCTGTTTTACAAGGAAGAAGCTTAGAAGATATTGAAAAGCTATTTTACGACCGTCAAGCTATCTACTCAAACCACCATTCAAAAGTTGAAACTGATAATTTGGATATCGAAGAAGTAGCTAACTATATCGTTGATTCATTAAAAACAGCTTGGGATATTTATCAACCTTAA
- a CDS encoding YvzF family protein → MLQVRLMGTQEEINEAIKQFEQNYHIEHQSKEYTRSANPKYEHKKDTRVYLSMHPKK, encoded by the coding sequence ATGCTGCAAGTAAGATTAATGGGAACACAAGAAGAAATTAATGAAGCAATCAAACAATTTGAACAGAACTACCATATAGAACATCAGTCAAAAGAATATACGCGAAGCGCTAATCCAAAATATGAGCACAAAAAAGATACTCGGGTGTATCTTTCTATGCATCCTAAAAAATAA